The nucleotide window GTTCTCGTCGAGTTCGTCTGTCATGCATCTCGATGAGAACCCCGCACGGATAGGTGCGTTGCCAGCAATCGCCGACGGCGTGGTTCTCCGTTGTCTCCCTCCTCGGAATCCGCACGGGAACGGCTATCACGCCGGCGGGTCGAGGGGATGCATGGGCCGCGACTATTTCGAAGACGTCGAGATCGGCGAGACGCGCACGTTCGGCGAGCGCGACGTCACCCGTGCGGAGATACTCGAATTCGCCGAGCGCTACGATCCACAGCCGTTCCACACCGACGAGTCGGCCGCGAGCGACTCCCTGTTCGGTGGACTGATCGCCAGCGGCTGGCACACCGCCGCGATGACGATGGAGCTACTCGTCACGAACGTCTTCCCCGACTCGGCGGCGACGGGTGCGGTCGGCGTCGACGAACTGCGCTGGCCGAACCCCGTCCGACCCGGCGACGTGCTCTCGGTGCGGACGGAGGTCATCGATACCGAACCGTGGAACGAGGAGTTGGGGCTCGTGAGGCGTCGAACCACGACGCTGGCCGGCGAGACGGAGGTCATGTCGATGGTCGGACTCGTGCTCTACGAGCGCCGCGAGCGCTAGGAGCCGAGGACGAACAGTCCGAAACTGGCGAGGACGAACCCGGCCGGCACCGCGAGCACGGTCTGGGGGATCGAGCAGATGCTCGCGCCGCCGTCGCGACTGTAGACGAGCGCCCCGTCGGCGAGTTCGACGAACTGAACCGGTCCCAGTCCGCCGATCGCCTCGCCGGTCTGCGTACAGGTCGCGGTCGGTTCGAGCACGGCGACGGCGGCGATGGCGACGACGCCGAGCGCGACGACGGCGATCCCGACGCCCGTTTTGCCCTCCATACGGCGATATCGTGCACCATGACAGTAATAATCATGGGTCCGATGGATTGCAGTTGCCGGATGAACACTGATAAGCGCTGCCGTCGAAACGGGGGCGAATGAGTGACCACGATCACGAGTACACCCTCGCCGTCCGGCCGAACGCCACGGTTCATCTCGCCTACAGCACCGACGACGGGAAACTGGCGGACGCGTTTCTCGCCGTCGAATACGGTCGCGAGGGGCTCGATGGCGACGACGCGACCGCGGAGGGGATCGCGTGGCGTGGCTACGAGATCGCGCTCGCGCGCGACGGCGAGGCCGTTCTCGGTGAGAACGTCGAGGCGGCGCTCGATCGCGGGGTGGATCGCGTTCTCGACGGCGAACGATCGCTGACCGACGACGATCGCCTCCAGCGCGCGCTGAGCGTCGCGGGCACGTACGGTCGGCGGGCGAAGGCCGGCGTGGCAGGGCTCCGCGGGAGCGGGGATACAAGTCTGGACGCCGGGATGCCGGAGACCGTCGAGGTGCCGGGACCGGGCGGGGCGACGATCGACGTCTCGCTGTCGGAGGCCGCGGCCGCGTTCGATCTCTACGAGGACGACGGTGGCAACTGGCGCTGGCGGCTGGTCCACGACGACGAGACGCTCGCGGTCAGTCCGTCGGGCTACGATTCGCGCGACGACGCCGAGGCGACGATCACGACGATCAAGGAGAACGTGCTCGGCGCGGACATCGAGAAATAGCGCACCCCTTTCATCGACCCTTTATTCGTTTCACCGAGTCCTCGTTCTTCCGATCGAGATCACGACCGACGCACCGCCGAGGATGTCCGAGGCGGGCAGCCAGGGTTCTCGGGATCGTCTCAAACCGTTCGTCGTTCGTGTTGTCGATGTGTGAAAATTGGAACAATATTTGGTGAGACGAGCGCTGCGCTGTGCTTGTCGCGTTGTGAGTCCGAAACGTCCTGGCGGAGTCCCACGTGAGCGCAGCGAGCGTGGGACACGCCAGGACGCGAACGAACGAAGTGAATGAGCGTCCTGGCGGAGATTTGAACTCCGGTCACCGGCTCCGCAGGCCAGTAGGATAGTCCACTACCCAACCAGGACTCACTCACCAGTAGCGGACATCCGGTTAAACCCGTTACGATTCGCGGTTCGCCGCAAGACCCATGCCGCTGGTGGTCGCCCGACCCACATGGAACGCCGCGAGCTACTCCGGGAGCTGCTTCTCGCCGGTGGGACCGTCGCCGTCGCGGGCTGTATCGGTGACGATGGTGGGGAGAACGGATCGTCGCCGACCGGGACCGGAACGAGTCGGATGGAGGACGAGCCGACCGCGGCGGGTCCCGAACCGACCACCGCGGGGCCCGCACCGACGAGGAGACCGGCGACGGACGAGCCGGCGACGGAGCCAGGCGAAGCGACACCAATTGGGACAGGAACGCCGAATGCGACGGAAGGAGGGGAGAGCACGACCGATTCGCCGTCGGTCGACGTGCCCGGTGATGGGAATGGCACGTCGACGGGCGGTTCGGCACGCGTGACGAGCGAGGGGGATGGCTCGCGGATCGTCGTGGAGGGGACGATCGTCGGGCAGAACGGCTGTCAGTCGGCGGTGCTCGACTCCGTTCGGCAGGAGGGCTCGGAGCTGATCGTCACGATCGCCACGGAGAACGAGGCCGGGACGGGCCGGGCCTGCTCGATGGCGCTGACCGAACTCGACTACCGGTTCGTCGTCCGGCGCGACAGCCCGCCCGACTCGGTGACCGTCGTCCATCGCAGCGCTGGCGGTGAGCAAACGGTGACGACCGCGACCCCGTGAGGGCCGTACCGGTGGCATGTCGTGCGAGCGAGAGAAATGACAAATCGACGGCCAGCGGCGGGCTGTTCGGCGACGACAACGCTTAAGCGGCCACCGCCTATGGTTTTGTTCAATGGGTGCGATAGCGGACATCTATGCGGACCTCGATGCCGAGGTCCCCGAGACGGAGTTCCGCGAGGCCGTCGAGGAGAAAGTCGAGGAGATGGGCGGGCTCGCCGACGAGGAGACCGCGGCGATGCTCATCGCCCACGAACTCGCCGACGGGGAGATCGAGGGCGTCGCGGACATCGAGGCGGGCATGGAGGAGGCGAAGTTCGCGGCGAAGGTCACACACGTCGGCGAGCTCCGCAGCTTCGAACGCGACGGCGAGGACGAGGACGGGAAGGTCGTCAACGTCGAGGTCGCCGACGAGACGGGGCGCGTGCGGGTGGCCTTCTGGGACGAGCGCGCCGAGGGGGCCGTCGACGAGCTCGAACCGGGCGACGTGCTCAAGATCGCGGGTCGCCCGCGCGAGGGGTACAACGGGATCGAGGTGAGTGCCGACCGCGCCGAACCGGCGGACGTCGAGATCGACGTCGACCTCGACGGCGCGGAGAGCATCGAGGGGCTCACGCTCGGCGAATCCGACGTCACGCTCACGGGCGTCGTGCTCGACACCGACTCGATCCGGACCTTCGAGCGCGACGACGGCTCCGAGGGGAAGGTGGCGAACCTCACGCTCGGCGACGAGACGGGAAAGGTTCGAGTAACGCTCTGGGACGAGCAAACCGAGCACGCCGCCGAACTCAAACCGGGAACGACGGTCGAACTCGTCGACGGCTACGTTCGCGAACGCGACGGCGAGCTCGAAGTCCATCTGAGCGCGCGGAGCACGCTCGAACCCGTCGATGCCGACGTCGAGTACGTCCCCGAGACGACGCCGATCGAGGCGTTGGAGATCGATACGATCACCGACATCGGCGGGGTAGTTCGCTCGACCGATCCGAAACGCACCTTCGATCGCGACGACGGCTCCGAGGGCCAGGTCAGAAACGTCCGGATCCAGGACGACAGCGGCGACATCCGCGTGGCGCTCTGGGGCGAGAAGGCCGATCGCGATATCGCCGCGGGCGACGAACTCCAGTTCGCGGACGTCGAGATCCAGGACGGCTGGCGCGACGATCTCGAAGCCTCCGCCGGCTGGCGCACGAGCGTGTTCGCCATCGACGGCGGGGCGGCCACGAGCGCCGACGAAGACGACGATTCTGCGGATGGGTTGGACGCGTTCGGCGGTGGCGATGCGGAGGATGGAACAAGCGACGAATCGGGAAGCGACCGAGCAGTATCGGACGAAGAAAGCGGGGACGGAGGAAGTGCGGACAGTGAGAGCGACGAGGACGAACCGACGGAGTTCACCGGGACGGTCGTCCAGGCGGGCGATCCGGTCGTGCTCGACAACGGCAGCGAGACGATGCGCGTCGAGACGGACGCCGACGTCGGTCTCGGTGAAGAGCTCACTGCCCGCGGGTCGGTTGCGGAGGGCCGACTCGACGCAGATGAGCTGTTCTGAGCCGGCACGGAAACCCTTAAGACCGAAACAGACTCCCGTATGGCCATGAGTGTCGAGCTCCCGTTCGCCCCGGTCGATGCGATCATCCGGCGGCACGCGGGCTCGTTGCGCGTGAGTAGCGAGGCCACCGAGGAACTCGCACGTCGGATCCAGCGGCGGGGCGCGCGACTCGCCAGCGAGGCCGCCGATCGGGCGACCGACGATGATCGGAAGACGCTGCGCGTGGCGGATTTCGACGGCGGCGGCTCGACGGACTCGGAGCTCCCGATCGCGCCCGTCGATCGCATCGCTCGGCTCG belongs to Halococcus qingdaonensis and includes:
- a CDS encoding MaoC family dehydratase, producing the protein MGRDYFEDVEIGETRTFGERDVTRAEILEFAERYDPQPFHTDESAASDSLFGGLIASGWHTAAMTMELLVTNVFPDSAATGAVGVDELRWPNPVRPGDVLSVRTEVIDTEPWNEELGLVRRRTTTLAGETEVMSMVGLVLYERRER
- a CDS encoding YegP family protein translates to MSDHDHEYTLAVRPNATVHLAYSTDDGKLADAFLAVEYGREGLDGDDATAEGIAWRGYEIALARDGEAVLGENVEAALDRGVDRVLDGERSLTDDDRLQRALSVAGTYGRRAKAGVAGLRGSGDTSLDAGMPETVEVPGPGGATIDVSLSEAAAAFDLYEDDGGNWRWRLVHDDETLAVSPSGYDSRDDAEATITTIKENVLGADIEK
- a CDS encoding single-stranded DNA binding protein; this encodes MGAIADIYADLDAEVPETEFREAVEEKVEEMGGLADEETAAMLIAHELADGEIEGVADIEAGMEEAKFAAKVTHVGELRSFERDGEDEDGKVVNVEVADETGRVRVAFWDERAEGAVDELEPGDVLKIAGRPREGYNGIEVSADRAEPADVEIDVDLDGAESIEGLTLGESDVTLTGVVLDTDSIRTFERDDGSEGKVANLTLGDETGKVRVTLWDEQTEHAAELKPGTTVELVDGYVRERDGELEVHLSARSTLEPVDADVEYVPETTPIEALEIDTITDIGGVVRSTDPKRTFDRDDGSEGQVRNVRIQDDSGDIRVALWGEKADRDIAAGDELQFADVEIQDGWRDDLEASAGWRTSVFAIDGGAATSADEDDDSADGLDAFGGGDAEDGTSDESGSDRAVSDEESGDGGSADSESDEDEPTEFTGTVVQAGDPVVLDNGSETMRVETDADVGLGEELTARGSVAEGRLDADELF
- a CDS encoding histone family protein, coding for MSVELPFAPVDAIIRRHAGSLRVSSEATEELARRIQRRGARLASEAADRATDDDRKTLRVADFDGGGSTDSELPIAPVDRIARLDIDERYRVSMDARVALAGILERYAGRVASAAAVLARHADRRTITLADVEAYFELEPYYPTEEAS